TGCACCGGCTTCGAGTAATTTTTTTATGATAACTAAGGAAGGAGCTTCGCGCATATCATCGGTTTGTGGTTTGAACGACAGTCCCCATAAAGCGATTTGTTTTCCTTTAATGTTATTGTTAAAATATTTCATCAGTTTATTAAAAAGTACAGCTTTCTGATCGTCGTTCACATCTTCAACTGCTTTAAGAACGCGCATGCTGTAACCGTTTTCATCAGCAGTTTTTATCAGCGCTTTTACATCTTTAGGAAAACAGGAACCCCCATAACCAATACCGGGATAAATAAATTTTGTTCCTATACGGGAATCGCTTCCTATACCTTTTCTTACCATATTTACATCTGCTCCCATTATTTCGCAAAGATTAGCGATGTCATTCATGAATGATATTTTTGTGGCAAGCATTGAGTTTGCTGCATATTTGGTCATTTCGGCCGAAGGAATATCCATGAAAATTACAGGATGCCCATTCATTACAAATGGTTTATATAAGCGGTTCATAATTTCTTCTGCACGTTGCGACTCAATTCCAACAACTATACGGTCGGGTTTTATGAAATCATCAATGGCTGCACCTTCTTTAAGAAATTCGGGGTTTGAAGCAACATCAAATTCAATATCTTCGCCACGTATGTCCAGTTCTTTCTGAACCGCTTCACGAACTTTTTTAGCGGTACCAACAGGTACGGTACTTTTGGTAACAACCAGCATATGTTTGTTCATATGTTTTCCAACTTCCGAAGCAACTGATAAAACATATTTAAGGTCGGCGCTGCCGTCTTCATCAGGAGGTGTGCCAACAGCGATAAAAACAACTTCTGTATCGTTAACAATATTTCCTAAATCGGTAACAAAATGTAATCTGCCTTTTTTTACATTACGGTCAATCATTTCATCAAGCCCGGGTTCGTATATCGGGCTGATACCTTTTTTTAGATTTTCAATTTTAGTAACATCAATATCAACACACGTAACATTAATGCCAACTTCGGCGAAACAAGTACCTGTAACCAATCCTACGTAACCGGTCCCAACTATAGCAACATGCATAAATTCTTTAGTTTAAAAGTTAGTATTCAATCTTGAGAAACAAAAATAGAAATATTTCATTAAATTACTAAATATAGAAAAGATTTTGTTCAGAAAGTATTTTATACCGATACGAAA
This window of the Bacteroidales bacterium genome carries:
- a CDS encoding UDP-glucose/GDP-mannose dehydrogenase family protein is translated as MHVAIVGTGYVGLVTGTCFAEVGINVTCVDIDVTKIENLKKGISPIYEPGLDEMIDRNVKKGRLHFVTDLGNIVNDTEVVFIAVGTPPDEDGSADLKYVLSVASEVGKHMNKHMLVVTKSTVPVGTAKKVREAVQKELDIRGEDIEFDVASNPEFLKEGAAIDDFIKPDRIVVGIESQRAEEIMNRLYKPFVMNGHPVIFMDIPSAEMTKYAANSMLATKISFMNDIANLCEIMGADVNMVRKGIGSDSRIGTKFIYPGIGYGGSCFPKDVKALIKTADENGYSMRVLKAVEDVNDDQKAVLFNKLMKYFNNNIKGKQIALWGLSFKPQTDDMREAPSLVIIKKLLEAGAKVKAYDPVAMHESKRRIGDKIEYASDQYEALKGSDCLLIATEWSEFRLPDFSLVKKLLKNPAIFDGRNIYNVKEMQSEGFDYFCIGIKR